AATATCACAGAAGAACCTTCAATTACTCCAGTAAAAACAGATACACCTTATTCTGATGTATTAGAAGCTACTCCTGTAAGTTCCGATAAAGCTGTCGTGCATTTTGAAGCGGCTCTAGAAGCTGCAAATGTTAACAATATGCCTTTAGCTTTTGAAGAATTTTTAGAAGCGGCAAAGGAAGGCCATATTTATGCCCAATACAATACCGTTGCCAGCAATCCCCCATAGAAACCCAAAAACTCCTCAGTACGTAAGCTAACGTAAAATTTGTAAATTACTATTCTAATATTTAGCTCTTTGCAAGGCCGTTTTTCAAAGTGTTGCTGCTTTATGTAAGCACGTGCGCAATCCTGGTTAGAATGTTTGCCATCAGTACATTGGCGACCACGCTTTCTGTGTGGATCCCGTTCAGAATAATCTCTTTGCCTAAAGCACATTCTCTTAGAGCTTTTTAAATTTAAGTTTTATGGATGATAAAATCACACTAGATGTAATCAACAAAAATGCTGCTGGAATTGACATAGGTAGCCGGAGTCATTGGGTAGCCGTAGGGCAGCAAGATTCTCAAATTAAAGAGTTTGGTGTCTACAATGAAAATCTTTATCAATTAGCCGATTGGCTTGATGGACACGGAATTAAAACTATTGCTATGGAAAGTACTGGTAATTACTGGCAAAATTTACATGCCGTGCTAGTTTCTAGAGGCTTTGAAGTGACCTTATGTAATGGTAAGTTTACCAAGAATATTAAAGGCAAAAAAACAGATGTAAAAGATTGTCAATGGATACAAAAACTAAACAGCTTAGGTCTTTTATCTTCCAGTTTTCTACCAGATGAGGACACAGAAATTCTTAGAACTTTTACACGACACAGACATAATCTTATTAAGCAAGCGGCTTCGGCAACTAAAAAAATGCAAAAATACCTCAGACTTATGAATATTAGACTGGATGTTGTTGTTAAAGATGTTGTAGGGCTTACAGGTCTTAAAATCATAAAAGCTATAGCGTTAGGTGAATCTGACCCTAATAAACTTGCTAGTCTAAGACATTACAATTGTAAAAAAAGTGAAGAAGAAATTGCTAAAGCATTACACAGTAATGGACGTAAAGATTTTTTATACGCTCTAAAAGATGAATTAGAGACTTATGAATTTATTCAAAAAAAAATCAGAGAATGTGATGATCAAATAGCTGCTAAACTAGATGAAATTATAGGTAAAGACCCTGAAAAAGCCGAACATTATATTGATAAAAAACCTTACAAAAGACTCAATAAAAACACGCCTAAAAATATTGATATCAATTTAAAATCATACCAAATGTTCAAGGGCATAGATTTAATGAGCATAGAGGGAATGAGTTATAATACTGTCCTAGCTATAATGAGTGAAGTTGGGTATGATGGTATTAAAAAATTTAAAACTGCTAAACATTTTACATCTTGGCTCAGACTAGCTCCTAATAACAAAGTAAGCGGTGGAAAAGTTCTGTCTAGTAAAATTGGTAAAGGCAGTAGCCGATTAAAAATAGCGCTAAGAAATGCGGCAAATTCTATTGGTAATCTAAAAGACAGTACGCCTCTTAGAGATTTTTTTCATAGAATCAATTTTAGAAAAGGAAGAGTATCTGCTATTACAGTAACTGCAAGAAAATTAGCAGTAATTATTTGGAATATGATTGTAAAGGGGGTTGCATACCATAACCCAGAGGGTTATCTTTACCTTGACCAAAAAAGAAAACTCGGACTCGTAAAAAGAATGCGCAAGCAAATTGATAAATATGGACTCACAAATCAAGATTTACAACTACCTGAAATACAGTGATTTAATTTTACGTTAGTCAGAATACGCAAAAAAATTGCGAAAACCACATTTTGTACATATATTTGTACTTAATAAAATACAATATTATGCAAATAACAACTGTTTCTGATTTCAGAAAAGATATTAAAAGCTACTTGGACAGAGTTGTGAAGAACTTTGATACTTTGATAATAAATCGTGGAAAAGATTCTGGAATTGTGGTTATGTCATTGCAAGAATACAATTCTTTAATGGCTACAAATCACGAACTTTCCTCACGAAAGAATGAGTTAAGGTTAGATTCTGCAATTGACAAGCTAAAAAACGGAACTACTTTTAGCAAAGACCTAATCGAAAGTTAAAATGAAGTATATATTCGTTGACGAGTCTTGGGAAGATTATCTGTATTGGCAAAAAACGGACAAAAAAAAGTTGAAGAAAATAAATGAACTTCTCAAAGACATCGCTAGAAACCCTTTTGACGGAGTTGGAAAACCCGAACCGCTAAAGCATAAATACGCAGGATTTTGGTCACGACGAATTGACAGCGAACATAGACTGATTTATCAATATAGAGAAGATGAAATATTGATTGCAAAATGCAGATTTCATTACGACTGAAAAAAGTACTGCTGGCAACAAGGTGTATAATTAATGGCTAGTTCGAGCTTGCTTACGAATATTCCTGCGGAATATTCTATTCGGTTTTTATTTGTTAAATTCGATGCTTAATCACGCCACAAATCATACACGACACCGGTATGATGTACGAGCAAGGGCTTGGCTTTGATAAAAATGCCGAACAAGGAAATTCGGCAGCACAATTTAATCTTGGTGTGTGTTACGAAAATGGCATAGGCACTGCTAAAGATTTCAGTAAAGCCAACAAATGGTATCGAAAAGCATCTGAACAAGGAGACGGCTTAGCTATTGGAAACCTAGACATGTTATATATTCGCGGTCAAGGTGTTAAAGTGAATAAGGTTGCAGGCATTGCCCTTTTACTCATGTCGTCCATGATGGATACCTCGCCGCAAAATCAAGCACGAAAAAATATTTCATCTACTCAAGGTTTAACCCCAGAGATGGTTTCGGAAGCTCAAGCCCTTTCTGCTGAAATGAATGAGACCAATAATATTTTAGAACCACTTGACAATTATTTAAATATTTAAAGATAGCCTATTAACTTTTACTTTTCTTCAAAGGGCAAATTACATAGTTCGATGTAAATCATAACATAAAATTTTAATTATAAACGAGTTATAAAGTAACAACTTACAATACATACTTAAAAAAAGTTGCAAAACAATCTGTGTATATATTAAAATTATAAGTAAATTGAATCGTTAATTTTCACTTATAAATATATAGATATGAAATGGAAAGGTAAAAGACAAAGCTCTAATGTTGAAGATCGCAGAGGTCAAGGCGGCGGTTCTAGTCGTGGATTTGGAGGGTTTAACCCCATGCTTTTAGGCCCTTTAATTAGGCTCTTATTCTCTAAAACAGGCTTAATTATTGTTGGTATTTTTCTAATAGGATCCTTTCTAACTGGTCACAACCCTATAAGTATTATAAGTCAGTTTTTTACAGGAGGCCCTGTACAAACTGAAAATTCGGCACCATACCAAGGCACCGAAAAAGAAAATGAACTCGCTGCCTTTAGTGCTACAATTTTAGCCAATACCGAAGATGTTTGGAATGCCCAATTAGAAAATTATCGCAACCCTACCCTCGTGCTTTTTACAGGTTCTGTTGCTTCTGCCTGCGGATCGGCTTCGAGCGCTACGGGCCCTTTTTATTGTCCGGGTGATGAAAAATTATATCTCGATCTAAGTTTTTTTAGTGATATGGAACGGCAACTTCATGCCCCAGGCGATTTTGCACAGGCTTATGTTATTGCCCATGAGGTAGGACACCACATTCAAAAAATCATGGGGATTACAGAAAAAGTTGATCGCTTACGCGGACAATTAAGTAAGACTGAATACAATAAGTACTCGGTTAGATTAGAGCTTCAAGCCGATTTTCTTGCAGGGGTTTGGGCTCATCACTCTCAAGAAATGACACAAATTATGGAAGCAGGCGATTTGGAAGAAGCGTTAAATGCTGCAAATGCCATTGGTGACGATCGCTTACAGAAAAATGCCTCAGGACATGTGGTTCCCGACTCTTTTACTCATGGTACCTCAGCCCAGCGTATGCGTTGGTTTAAAAAAGGCTTTGATACAGGCGACCTTTCTCAGGGCGATACTTTTAATGCGAATCCATTGTAGTCTGAAGGCATTAGTTAGTAGACAGTAAGCATTATGCTATAGGCTTTAAGCGGCAGGCATATGGCTTATAACTTAAAACCAAACCCATTATCTTCTTTTTAGTTTTACTATCTTAGTTCTGAATATTAACCACTTAAGGCACATCTCATAGAAACAAACCATGTAAAACCTGCTTGTTTTATGAAAAACCTTTAGTAAACCGCAATAACCAACCCTCACAATACATGAAAAAACACAATAAACTCTCTGAATTAGCTTCCACTGCTATTTGTGGTAATGACATCAGCTCTTCGGTATTATATGTTTCAGCATTAGCCATTGCTTTTGCAGGACAATATGCTTGGATTACTCTACTAATTGTTTCACTGGTTCTGTTTTTATTCAGGAAAATTTATGGCGAAGTGGTTGGCGCTTTACCCTTAAACGGCGGGGCATATAATGCATTATTGAATACAACTAGCAAATCTGTAGCCTCCTTTGCCGCTACATTAACCTTATTATCTTATATGGCTACAGCAGTCATCTCTGCTAATGAAGCTATACATTATTTACACCACCTCATCCCTGCTATTCCCATTATTATAGCCACTATTGTATTACTTAGCTTTTTTGCGCTATTAACTATTGGAGGCGTTTCCGAATCGGCTAAAGTAGCCATAGGGATATTTCTTTTTCACTTAGGGTCTTTTATTTTGTTAAGCGGTTTTATAGTATTTTTTTTAGTAAATAATGGTTTCGGATTATTTTTTGAAAACTGGCATTTACCCACTACTGGAGGAAGCATTACCAATGCCATTTTTCTTGGTTTTGCAGCTTCTATGCTCGGGGTTTCTGGTTTTGAAAGTTCGGCAAATTTTGTAGAAGAACAGAAAAAAGGCGTATTTCCAAAAACTCTAAAAAATATGTGGATTGTAGTGAGTGTTATCAATCCGCTTACAGCAATTTTTGCATTAGCTTTATTCACCTTACCTGTATTACAAAGTGATGCTTACCAAAATACCCTATTAATAGAAATGGCCTCCTATGTAGGTGGCGATTGGTTAGCTATTTTAATTGGCGTCGATGCTTTTTTAGTATTAAGTGGTGCTGTACTTACCAGTTTCGTTGGCGTTTCTGGTTTATTAGAACGTATGGCTTTAGATCGAATTTTACCTCAGTTTTTTTTAAAGAAAAACAAAAAAGGAAGCTCATACCGTATCATTTTAATCTTTCTACTTTTAACCGTTTCGGTGTTATTAATTACCAAAGGCAACGTTAAACTGCTAGCAGGCGTTTATACGATTTCATTTTTATCGGTGATGGCGCTATTTGGCATTGGAAACATTCTACTTAAAGTAAAAAGAAACCGTTTACCTCGCCCCGAAAAAGCCAGTTGGGGTGCTATTATATTTGCCATTACAGCTGTATTAGTTGCGCTAATAGGTAACATTATTATGAAACCTGCAGAAGGTGTACCTAGTAATCTATCGGTATTCCTTGAGTATTTTATACCTTCTATTTTGTTTATCATTGTTATGTTAAACAGAACAGCATTGCTAAAATTTGTATTAAAACTTATCCATTCGATATTCGATCCTTTTAGAAACTTTGTCTTTAAATCTGACAAAAAAATCCTATCCCTAATACATAATATTAACTCCCAGGAGTTTGTCTATTTTACAAAAAACGATGATGTTGCTACACTTAACAAAGTCTTACTTTACATCCAGAAAAACGAACACACTAAGAAGATTAAAGTGGTAACCGCTACCGGAAATGGCAATGAGATAAACGACCAATTTAGGAATGACATCCGTGTAGTAGACCGAGAATATCCCGCTATTAGTATCGAATTTATTGAAATTGACGATCGTTTTGGACCAGAACTCATCAATAGACTGTCGAAAGAATGGGGAATTCCAATCAACTTTATGTTTATTGGCTCTCCAGGAGATCATTTTCCTTATAAAGTGGAAGAATTAGGAGGTGTTCGATTGATTATTTAGTTTTTAAGAATAAGGCCATTTGAAAAAGTTACAATTATTGTCATATTGAGCTTGTCGAAATATCTTAAAGCAGGAATTAACCATAAGGGTTTCGACAGGCTCAACCTGACAAATACAATACTAAAAGGCTTTTTGAAAAGCCTCAATATCTGTTTTTACAATACTATAGACTTCCTAAAAGTTCGGCCATTTTTTGGGCACGTGCTTTAACTTCTTCTTCCGTCCATGATAATTTGATTAAGCAGGAAATATTACGGGCTATAATCGCATCGGAAGCTTCGAAGGTTTTATTTTCCAATTCTTGTAAGCCATTTTTAATTTCTTGAGACAGCGGAAACAATGATTTTTGCTGCGTTAAATGCTGCCATCTTCTCACATAGTGCCAGTTATTATCGAAATAATGGAAACACCCATCGATGCCATTTTCTTTAAACAAAGCCATGGCTTTTTGTGTGGTTTCCAAATCTTTTAAGAAGAAACTTAAAAAGGAATAGTTTTCTACACCA
This genomic interval from Tamlana carrageenivorans contains the following:
- a CDS encoding IS110 family transposase; the encoded protein is MDDKITLDVINKNAAGIDIGSRSHWVAVGQQDSQIKEFGVYNENLYQLADWLDGHGIKTIAMESTGNYWQNLHAVLVSRGFEVTLCNGKFTKNIKGKKTDVKDCQWIQKLNSLGLLSSSFLPDEDTEILRTFTRHRHNLIKQAASATKKMQKYLRLMNIRLDVVVKDVVGLTGLKIIKAIALGESDPNKLASLRHYNCKKSEEEIAKALHSNGRKDFLYALKDELETYEFIQKKIRECDDQIAAKLDEIIGKDPEKAEHYIDKKPYKRLNKNTPKNIDINLKSYQMFKGIDLMSIEGMSYNTVLAIMSEVGYDGIKKFKTAKHFTSWLRLAPNNKVSGGKVLSSKIGKGSSRLKIALRNAANSIGNLKDSTPLRDFFHRINFRKGRVSAITVTARKLAVIIWNMIVKGVAYHNPEGYLYLDQKRKLGLVKRMRKQIDKYGLTNQDLQLPEIQ
- a CDS encoding type II toxin-antitoxin system Phd/YefM family antitoxin, with product MQITTVSDFRKDIKSYLDRVVKNFDTLIINRGKDSGIVVMSLQEYNSLMATNHELSSRKNELRLDSAIDKLKNGTTFSKDLIES
- a CDS encoding Txe/YoeB family addiction module toxin, yielding MKYIFVDESWEDYLYWQKTDKKKLKKINELLKDIARNPFDGVGKPEPLKHKYAGFWSRRIDSEHRLIYQYREDEILIAKCRFHYD
- a CDS encoding tetratricopeptide repeat protein is translated as MMYEQGLGFDKNAEQGNSAAQFNLGVCYENGIGTAKDFSKANKWYRKASEQGDGLAIGNLDMLYIRGQGVKVNKVAGIALLLMSSMMDTSPQNQARKNISSTQGLTPEMVSEAQALSAEMNETNNILEPLDNYLNI
- a CDS encoding neutral zinc metallopeptidase → MKWKGKRQSSNVEDRRGQGGGSSRGFGGFNPMLLGPLIRLLFSKTGLIIVGIFLIGSFLTGHNPISIISQFFTGGPVQTENSAPYQGTEKENELAAFSATILANTEDVWNAQLENYRNPTLVLFTGSVASACGSASSATGPFYCPGDEKLYLDLSFFSDMERQLHAPGDFAQAYVIAHEVGHHIQKIMGITEKVDRLRGQLSKTEYNKYSVRLELQADFLAGVWAHHSQEMTQIMEAGDLEEALNAANAIGDDRLQKNASGHVVPDSFTHGTSAQRMRWFKKGFDTGDLSQGDTFNANPL
- a CDS encoding APC family permease translates to MKKHNKLSELASTAICGNDISSSVLYVSALAIAFAGQYAWITLLIVSLVLFLFRKIYGEVVGALPLNGGAYNALLNTTSKSVASFAATLTLLSYMATAVISANEAIHYLHHLIPAIPIIIATIVLLSFFALLTIGGVSESAKVAIGIFLFHLGSFILLSGFIVFFLVNNGFGLFFENWHLPTTGGSITNAIFLGFAASMLGVSGFESSANFVEEQKKGVFPKTLKNMWIVVSVINPLTAIFALALFTLPVLQSDAYQNTLLIEMASYVGGDWLAILIGVDAFLVLSGAVLTSFVGVSGLLERMALDRILPQFFLKKNKKGSSYRIILIFLLLTVSVLLITKGNVKLLAGVYTISFLSVMALFGIGNILLKVKRNRLPRPEKASWGAIIFAITAVLVALIGNIIMKPAEGVPSNLSVFLEYFIPSILFIIVMLNRTALLKFVLKLIHSIFDPFRNFVFKSDKKILSLIHNINSQEFVYFTKNDDVATLNKVLLYIQKNEHTKKIKVVTATGNGNEINDQFRNDIRVVDREYPAISIEFIEIDDRFGPELINRLSKEWGIPINFMFIGSPGDHFPYKVEELGGVRLII